CAATCGTCCGATCGAACGGAACGGCGAAGGGGAGCGCGGCTACGGGTTCGCCTCGAACCTGCGTTACGCGGGGGTGATCGAGGCGGCGCAGCTCGGCGCCGTCGCGATGATCATCCGATCGCTCGGCACCGTCGACTATCACCTCCCGCACACCGGCACGACCGCCTACGACGAGACCAAGCCCCGCGTCCCCGCGGCGGCGATCACCGCGGAGGACGCCGGACGCATCGCGCGTTTCCTCGCCGCCGGCGAAACGGTGCGGGTGCACCTCGTCCTGCGCCCCGAGCGGCGTGCGGACGGCCCGTCGCACAACGTCCTCGCGGAGATCCGCGGCCGGGAAAAACCGGACGAGGTCGTCGTCCTCGGCGGGCACCTCGACTCGTGGGACGTCGGCTGCGGCGCGCAGGACAACGGTGCCGGCGTCGTCGTCACGATGGAGACGATCCGCCTCCTCAAGAAGCTCGGCCTTCGGCCGCGTCGCACGATTCGCGCGGTGCTCTTCACCAACGAGGAGAACGGCGGCCGCGGCGGCAAGGACTACGCCACGCGATACGCCGCCGCGATGGACCGGCACGTGGCCGCGATCGAGATCGACAGCGGCGGCGCACGGCCGACCGGATTCGGCGTCTCGGCGGGGACCGGAGGCCTCGAGATCGTCTCCCGCCTGGCGGCGCCTCTCGCCGTCATCGACGCCGACACCGTCAAGGAGGGCGGCGGCGGCGCGGACACCGGTCCGATGCGCAAGCACGGCGTCCCGCTGCTCGGTCTGCGGCCGGATACGACGCGGTACTTCGATATCCACCACACCGAGGCCGACACGCTCGACAAGGTCGATCCCCACGACCTGGCGATGCTCTCGGGGGCGATGGCGGTGATGGCCTTTTCCCTCGCCGACGCGGAGGAGACCCTGCCGCGCATCCCGGAGGACCGGCGCGACTCCCGCCGCTAGAAAAAGGGGCCTGGCCCCTTTTTCACGCGCCGGAGGTCGAAATCGGCGATGAGGGAGCGCGCCGGGGTGGGAGTGGGTTCCGGACGAAGGCCGAGCCACGCGGCGAGTCGGCCGACCACCGCTTCCGGTCGCCAGCCGGCATCGCGGAGCGCCGCCAGCGTGGTCCCGTCGTGGCGTTTCGAAAGGCGCACGCCGTCGGCGCCGAGCAGCAGGGGTGCGTGGGCGAATCGGGGCGCCGCGAACCCGAGCGCCCGGTACAACGCGAGTTGTCGCAGGGTCGAGACGAGCAGGTCCTCGCCTCGCACCACCTCGGTGATCCGCATCGCGGCGTCGTCCACCACAACCGCGAGCTGATAGGCGGGAGTTCCGTCGTTCCTCCACACCACGAAGTCGGTGGGAAGGGGCGCCACGAAGCGGCCGAACACCGCATCGTCGAACGCCGACGCCGCTTCGGAGGCCATGCGAAAACGCCACGCCGGGCGCCGACCCGGCGGC
The window above is part of the Candidatus Polarisedimenticolaceae bacterium genome. Proteins encoded here:
- the gluQRS gene encoding tRNA glutamyl-Q(34) synthetase GluQRS encodes the protein MTGTRGRYAPSPTGEVHLGNASTALLAWLSARSQGGAFVMRLEDLDGPRVRPGAAERIAEDLRWLGLDWDEGYDVGGPYAPYVQSARFDRYRDALERLRSSGHVYPCFCSRKDVAAAASAPQQPGDETPYPGTCRDRADAPPGRRPAWRFRMASEAASAFDDAVFGRFVAPLPTDFVVWRNDGTPAYQLAVVVDDAAMRITEVVRGEDLLVSTLRQLALYRALGFAAPRFAHAPLLLGADGVRLSKRHDGTTLAALRDAGWRPEAVVGRLAAWLGLRPEPTPTPARSLIADFDLRRVKKGPGPFF
- a CDS encoding M20/M25/M40 family metallo-hydrolase, which translates into the protein MRRRILALLVVAIPALGFAAEAPPAQRILDAALADSTAYDRLAHLCDRIGHRLSGSPQLERAVTWAEATLKADGADRVWKDDVPVPVWIRGEERGRIVAPVEHPMKLLTLGMSLATPPEGITGEVVMAASLDELRALGEKVRGKIVFFNRPIERNGEGERGYGFASNLRYAGVIEAAQLGAVAMIIRSLGTVDYHLPHTGTTAYDETKPRVPAAAITAEDAGRIARFLAAGETVRVHLVLRPERRADGPSHNVLAEIRGREKPDEVVVLGGHLDSWDVGCGAQDNGAGVVVTMETIRLLKKLGLRPRRTIRAVLFTNEENGGRGGKDYATRYAAAMDRHVAAIEIDSGGARPTGFGVSAGTGGLEIVSRLAAPLAVIDADTVKEGGGGADTGPMRKHGVPLLGLRPDTTRYFDIHHTEADTLDKVDPHDLAMLSGAMAVMAFSLADAEETLPRIPEDRRDSRR